ACCCGCCAAAGGCTGACCTGGGAGGCCGGCGGTTCGGTGCTTTGCGGCTGGCTGCGCAGGACCTGGATTTCCTGGATCAGGGCGCCCAATTGGGCGAGCGGCGCGTCGAGCGCCGCGCGCGCCGTCTCTCCCTCCGAGGCGCGGACGGGCAGGGTGCGCTGGTAGCGTTGCAAGGCGGTCTGAAAGACGCCGAGGTTGCTCAGGATCGAAGGGCCGAAGTTCTCGCCGCTGGATTGTACCAGGAGGCGCAGCTGGTCGCTGTCGTGCAAGGCCTGACGAAACTCGGAAATAAAAGTGGTCAGCTCCTCGACGCTCAGTTCCGGCGGCCGCGCGGTGAGGCGGTCGTAGAGGCTGTCGAGGCGGATGTAGAAGGGCTGACCGGCCTCTTGGCCGATGGCCAGGTCGTTCAAGATCTGCGTGGCGGCGGTGATCTCGGTCTCGAGGGCGGAGACCGAGCCCGTCAAGGTCTGGATCTCGCGCTGCAGGGCCAAGAGGGCCTCGCGGTCGGCGGTTCCCGTCGCGGCGTCGCTTCCGCCGGCATCCGTGCCGGTCGCGCCCGAGGCATCGGCCGACGCGGCGTCACGGCTATCGGCGTCGCTCTCGGGACGCGCGGCGCCGGTATCGGTCGTCGCGGAAACTTCCGGAGTCTCCCGCAGCAGGTCGTCCACCGAGCTCTCCAAGGCGCGCAGGGCCTCGCGGGGGGCGGGCGCGGCCTCGGCCTCGCGTCGCGGGCGCGGGACCTCTTCCTCGGAGCCGCCGGCGCGGTGCCGGCGTCCGACCGGCGGATAGATGTCGAAGCGGAGGCCGAACATCACCTCGCCGCCATTCCAGCCAACGCCGCGGGCGGGATCGGGCATCTCGAAGGCGGGGGTGCTGAAACCGCCGCCGGGCGAATAAAAGAAGCGTGCGAAGGCGGAGATGCCGAAGAAATCCGAAAAGGGGATGGAGGCGGCGATCTCGGCGCCGAAGGTGAAGGCTGCGCCGGAGAGCGGGCGCATCTGGCCCTGGATGTCCTGGCTTTGTCCCAACAGGGCGCGGACGCCGAGCTCGAAGGCGCCTTCCAGGTGGAAATAGCGGTGCGCGGGCCAGATGCCTTCGAGGCGCGCGGTGCCGCTGACATGATCGCTGAAATTGGTGTCGGCATGGAGGCCGAAGCCGAGGAAGGCGTTGGGCCGGTAGCTGAACAGCAATCCGCCGCGCACCGGAAATCCGGCCGCGCCGGCCGCGAGAAAACTCGATTCGAGGGAGAGACGCACGGGAGCCACCGCAGGCCGCTCCGAGGCCGCGGGGGCTTCGGCGGAGGCTCGCGTTGGATCGGAAGAGTGGGGCAGGGACCCCGAGACGGATCCAGGAGGCAAAGGCGGTGTCATTCGACGTCTCCACGCGTGCCCCCGTGGATGGCCGGATTATCGTTCGAAATCGCGATAGGTTGCGTTATAAGGCCGAATTGGGCTACCTAGCCCCTGCCCGGGCGTCGGGACCGGCCCCAAGGGCCGGGCGGAACCGCCCGCAAATCCAGGCGGAGCCTCGCTCCGGCGCCCATCCGGACGGCCGCAGATAGGGCGGATCCCTCCGGTTTGGCAAGGTTTTTATGAACGTCGTCCTCTGCCAACCCCAGATCCCGCCCAATACCGGCAACATCGCCCGGCTCTGCGTCGCGACCCGTACACGGCTTCATTTAGTGAGGCCCCTGGGTTTTTCCACCGACGACGCCCAGCTCAAGCGGGCGGGGCTGGATTACTGGCAGCATCTGGAGATTTTTTACTACGACGACTGGGAGGCCTTCCTCGGCGCCCATCCGGCGGCCGGCCTTTATCTCTACTCGAAGAAGGCGCGACGGCCCTACACGGCGGTGGAGTATAAGGATACGGATTTTTTGGTCTTCGGCTCCGAGACCCAAGGTCTCTCCGAGGCGATGCTCGAGCGCTACGCCGACCGGCTCTGCACCATCCCCATGTGGGGACCGACGCGCAGCCTCAACCTCTCGACCTCGGTGGGCGTCGTCCTCTACGAGGCCTTGAGGCAAGTGCACCGGGGATTCGAGAATTTTCCAGCGGATTAGGATTGAAAGCGCGGCTTGGCGAGGAAGTCGACCGGGACCAGGCTGAGCTGGGTGTCGTCGAAGTCCACGCGGTAGAAGGCGCCGTAGAAGCCCACGAAGTCTCCGTGGCGGAGGTAGGCGACCTGCTGGTGGGCGAGCTTGCGGTAGGTCTTGTTCATCGGGCGGTAGACCTCGGTGGAGCCGCTGCGGCCCAGGTTGGTCAGCCAGCAGCTGCCGTCTTGGTTGACGAGGAGGCCGGCCTGGACCGCCGAGCTGAGCCCGACGACGTTGCGGAATTCTTCGATCTCCAGGAGAAAGTTGGGATTTGCGCTGAAATCGACCGTCACCACCCCTTGGCTCTCGGCCAACGAGATGCTGAAGAGGGATTCTGGGCATTTGGAATCGAAGCCGCCGCCCTGCTCGTGAAAATTCATGGAGTGCATTTCACTTTCTTTCTTTTTCATGTTCCTTCCGCCCCAAAAGACCGGAACAAT
The nucleotide sequence above comes from Deltaproteobacteria bacterium PRO3. Encoded proteins:
- a CDS encoding tRNA (cytidine(34)-2'-O)-methyltransferase — translated: MNVVLCQPQIPPNTGNIARLCVATRTRLHLVRPLGFSTDDAQLKRAGLDYWQHLEIFYYDDWEAFLGAHPAAGLYLYSKKARRPYTAVEYKDTDFLVFGSETQGLSEAMLERYADRLCTIPMWGPTRSLNLSTSVGVVLYEALRQVHRGFENFPAD